A genomic stretch from Streptomyces venezuelae ATCC 10712 includes:
- a CDS encoding TetR/AcrR family transcriptional regulator, whose protein sequence is MGSDDTSAPGAATRADAGRESATRARTRRAILDAAVSVLSADHTASLGDVAEAAGVGRTTVHRYFPERSDLLAAIGADVRDRVAAATARARLDEGPAPEAMERLCLEFFELGDRLLLLYDVPQFITWSGIEQETPADAALLGLLRRGQKEGTLDAGADAEWLQDVMWSLLYAAWLQARDRATPKHTALSLCLRSLRKAVAP, encoded by the coding sequence ATGGGGTCCGACGACACTTCCGCACCCGGCGCGGCCACCCGCGCCGACGCGGGCCGCGAGAGCGCCACGCGCGCCCGCACCCGCCGCGCGATCCTCGACGCCGCCGTCTCGGTGCTCTCCGCCGACCACACGGCCTCGCTCGGCGACGTCGCCGAGGCGGCCGGCGTGGGGCGGACCACCGTCCACCGCTACTTCCCCGAGCGCTCCGACCTGCTCGCGGCGATCGGCGCGGACGTACGCGACCGGGTCGCCGCGGCCACCGCCCGCGCGCGCCTCGACGAGGGGCCGGCCCCCGAGGCGATGGAGCGGCTGTGCCTGGAGTTCTTCGAACTCGGCGACCGTCTGCTGCTGTTGTACGACGTGCCGCAGTTCATCACCTGGTCGGGCATCGAGCAGGAGACGCCGGCCGACGCGGCGCTGCTCGGCCTCCTCCGGCGCGGGCAGAAGGAGGGGACTCTGGACGCGGGGGCCGACGCGGAGTGGCTGCAGGACGTCATGTGGTCCCTGCTGTATGCCGCTTGGCTCCAGGCGCGCGACCGCGCCACCCCGAAGCACACCGCCCTGTCGCTGTGTCTGCGCTCGCTGCGGAAGGCCGTCGCGCCGTAG